A part of Rattus rattus isolate New Zealand chromosome 6, Rrattus_CSIRO_v1, whole genome shotgun sequence genomic DNA contains:
- the LOC116904600 gene encoding mitochondrial import receptor subunit TOM20 homolog: MVGRNSAITASICDALFIRYCIYFDRRVTLNFKNRLREQRKKQKLAKERARVSKLPDLNDIEAVQKFFLEETQLGEELLAQGDYEKGVEHLTNAMAVCGQTQQLLQVLQPILPPPVFQKLLTKLSTISQRIVSAQSLAKEEAE; encoded by the coding sequence ATGGTGGGCCGGAACAGCGCCATCACAGCGAGTATATGCGATGCCCTCTTCATCCGGTACTGCATCTACTTCGACCGCAGAGTGACCCTCAACTTCAAGAACAGGCTtcgagaacaaagaaagaaacagaagcttGCTAAGGAGAGGGCTAGGGTTTCCAAGTTACCTGATTTAAACGATATTGAAGCTGTTCAGAAATTCTTCCTTGAAGAGACACAGCTTGGTGAAGAGTTATTAGCACAAGGTGACTATGAGAAGGGTGTGGAGCATCTGACAAATGCAATGGCTGTATGTGGACAGACTCAGCAGTTGCTGCAAGTGTTACAACCCATTCTTCCACCACCAGTGTTCCAGAAGCTTCTGACCAAGCTTTCAACCATTAGTCAGAGAATTGTCAGTGCTCAGAGCTTGGCTAAAGAGGAGGCGGAATGA